The following are encoded together in the Pleurocapsa sp. FMAR1 genome:
- a CDS encoding DUF29 family protein — MTIKHCLLNHQYERAISIVAELEEMGRQDKINNLESFLVILLIHLIKIQVEKRVTRSWRSSILNSLREIQKRNKLGKKSQYIQKNQWLEHFDATYPDAIFQAADEACGEIEIKQLKSLLDLARLQSITLKLLKLTYNLDADSLVEFVSDRFPVGYLSTEM, encoded by the coding sequence ATGACTATAAAACACTGTCTGCTAAACCATCAATATGAGCGTGCAATTTCCATAGTTGCAGAACTAGAAGAGATGGGCAGACAGGATAAAATCAACAATCTTGAATCTTTTCTAGTCATTTTATTAATTCATCTCATTAAAATCCAAGTAGAAAAAAGAGTTACTCGAAGCTGGCGTAGTTCAATTTTAAATAGTCTCAGAGAAATTCAAAAGCGCAATAAATTGGGTAAAAAATCTCAATATATCCAAAAAAACCAGTGGCTAGAACATTTTGACGCTACATATCCAGATGCCATTTTTCAAGCTGCTGATGAAGCTTGTGGAGAAATAGAAATCAAACAACTTAAATCATTGCTAGATTTAGCCAGATTACAAAGTATCACCTTAAAGCTGCTAAAGCTTACTTATAATTTAGATGCAGATAGTTTAGTTGAGTTTGTTAGCGATCGCTTTCCCGTTGGATATTTGTCAACAGAGATGTAA
- the ruvB gene encoding Holliday junction branch migration DNA helicase RuvB produces MLAQANNEETENTEDKIRPQRLADYIGQKDLKGILNIAIAAAKGRQDSLDHLLLYGPPGLGKTTISLILATEMRVNCKITSAPALERPRDITGLLVNLQPGDILFIDEIHRLNRMTEELLYPAMEDFRLDVTIGKGQTAKTRSIPLSPFTLVGATTKAGSLSSPLRDRFGIIQRLRFYELDELTLIVKRTAQIISTPITESGAIEIARRSRGTPRIANRLLRRVRDYVEVQKAETITAELAATAMDLFDVDREGLDWTDRLVLNTIIKQFNGGPVGLEAIAAATGEDRKTIEEVYEPYLLQNGYLSRTHRGRMVTAKAYQHLGFSSHDSVDIFSK; encoded by the coding sequence ATGTTGGCACAGGCAAACAATGAGGAAACGGAAAATACTGAAGATAAAATTCGTCCTCAGCGATTAGCAGACTATATAGGACAAAAGGATCTCAAGGGGATTCTTAATATTGCGATCGCAGCAGCCAAAGGTAGACAAGACTCTTTAGATCATCTGCTATTGTACGGTCCTCCAGGGTTAGGTAAAACCACCATCTCTTTGATCTTAGCCACAGAAATGAGAGTCAACTGCAAAATAACCTCCGCACCAGCCTTAGAACGTCCCAGAGATATTACAGGACTTTTAGTAAATCTTCAGCCAGGAGATATTTTGTTTATCGATGAAATTCATCGTTTAAATCGGATGACGGAAGAACTGCTCTATCCTGCTATGGAGGATTTTCGTCTGGATGTAACTATTGGTAAGGGACAGACTGCCAAAACCCGCAGTATTCCTTTATCTCCCTTTACTCTTGTGGGTGCAACCACCAAAGCTGGTTCTCTTTCTTCGCCGTTGCGCGATCGCTTTGGTATTATTCAAAGACTACGTTTTTATGAGCTAGATGAACTAACTTTGATTGTCAAACGCACCGCACAAATTATTAGTACGCCGATAACCGAGTCAGGGGCGATCGAAATTGCTCGTCGTTCTCGCGGAACACCTCGTATTGCCAATCGCCTCTTAAGAAGGGTTAGAGACTATGTGGAGGTGCAAAAAGCCGAAACCATTACCGCAGAATTAGCAGCTACGGCTATGGATCTGTTTGATGTGGATCGAGAAGGTTTAGATTGGACAGATCGCTTGGTATTAAACACTATTATCAAACAGTTTAATGGTGGACCTGTTGGCTTAGAAGCGATCGCTGCTGCTACAGGAGAAGATCGCAAAACTATTGAAGAGGTTTATGAGCCATACCTGTTGCAAAACGGTTATCTGAGTCGCACCCACCGAGGCAGAATGGTTACTGCTAAAGCCTACCAACATCTAGGATTTTCTAGCCATGATTCTGTTGACATTTTTTCAAAATAA
- a CDS encoding AAA family ATPase, producing the protein MKLVTRMLKKILCIKNLGLFSNAERTSPDFDKATLIYAENGRGKSTLASILRSCAKDDTESIRNRQTLDSGNLPEIKLLFKNGTSHKQAKFDGEKWSCSYPDIIVFDTEFVDNNVYPGT; encoded by the coding sequence TTGAAATTAGTCACACGTATGCTTAAAAAAATACTATGCATTAAGAACTTAGGGCTATTTAGCAATGCTGAACGTACTTCACCTGATTTTGATAAAGCCACTTTGATTTATGCAGAAAACGGTCGCGGTAAATCAACATTGGCAAGCATACTGCGTTCTTGTGCGAAAGACGACACGGAATCGATTAGAAATCGGCAAACACTAGACAGTGGTAATTTGCCAGAAATAAAGCTCTTGTTCAAAAATGGGACTTCTCATAAACAAGCTAAGTTTGACGGGGAAAAGTGGTCTTGCTCCTACCCTGACATTATAGTTTTTGATACTGAATTTGTTGACAACAACGTATATCCTGGAACCTAA
- a CDS encoding phycobiliprotein lyase, translating into MRLTVPMTMMEFFRKSEGKWYTERSVHHFDIVADESGESNLIIKVVEPDDPKVKQVCDVQRIDPTKAKGGGSFSWQDNLEEKEPNPNYAAILIDVPDDETGRSGKLIRDKGYVDGLPVISRYWFGEDGILTINTDYDNNQGQERCWFLTDDFRVRVSTIQMLNGVSLMAYCSERRCVSNDELKKMAQSHAA; encoded by the coding sequence ATGCGTTTAACTGTACCCATGACCATGATGGAGTTTTTTCGCAAGAGTGAAGGCAAATGGTATACAGAGAGAAGCGTGCATCATTTTGATATTGTGGCGGATGAATCAGGAGAATCTAACTTAATTATTAAGGTGGTTGAGCCTGACGATCCTAAAGTTAAACAGGTGTGCGATGTGCAAAGAATCGATCCAACTAAAGCCAAGGGTGGCGGTAGCTTTAGTTGGCAAGATAACTTAGAAGAAAAAGAACCCAATCCTAACTATGCTGCCATTTTAATTGATGTTCCTGATGATGAAACGGGACGTAGTGGCAAATTGATCCGTGATAAAGGTTATGTTGATGGATTACCAGTAATTAGTCGCTATTGGTTTGGAGAAGACGGTATTTTAACTATTAATACCGATTACGACAATAACCAAGGACAAGAACGCTGCTGGTTTCTAACTGATGATTTTAGAGTTAGGGTTAGCACAATTCAAATGCTTAATGGTGTAAGCCTCATGGCTTATTGTTCTGAGCGTCGTTGTGTCTCCAATGACGAGCTTAAGAAAATGGCTCAAAGTC